In Gambusia affinis linkage group LG08, SWU_Gaff_1.0, whole genome shotgun sequence, a single window of DNA contains:
- the elapor2a gene encoding endosome/lysosome-associated apoptosis and autophagy regulator family member 2 — translation MRSSARFVARCALILYTLFFIDGSKGQRQCTETDYYYEYTECDSTGSRWRVAIPQNPGSCTGLPQPVRGTECTFSCRAGEFLEMSAQECTQCAAGSYSLGSGIRFDQWDTMPAGFRSMATSLGNDPKRDAQPTCNSSSWVPQGNYLESNRDECTVSLIYAVHLKKQGSVSFEYQYPDKSLLFEFFIQNDQCQEMDQSTDTKWLQLTNHGEWGTHTVNLKSGTNILYWRTGGVVMRSSVVKPVLLKNIQIEGVAYTSECFPCKPGSFSRIPGSSTCESCPRDTYSGHGASSCTPCNTTTEYAEEGSSTQVIYKWIEPKICLEGISGAEALPESGEQEECPPCNPGFYNNDTATCSPCPTGTYSDGLKPCHQCPAGTEPILGYEYKWWNVLPSNMKTSCFNVGNTKCDRMNGWEAARDHIHSGAGSSDNDYLILNIHVPGFKLPTSVSSQSVTEFGRITFEFETSCMGDCEFYFMMDINRKSTTVVQSWEKTQKRQTYTHTMSKNAAVSYTWAFQRTNQPSDVRWYVNDVARIFSITVTNAVDGVSSSCRACALSTQPSSSACVPCPPGHYIDTLTSKCLECPRNSYLEPHATPGSDACKACGPASRSDKDHRLCYSDCHFTHTEGNVTLTFDFSPLGSAGSLMNGPKFTSKGTKYFHMFNISLCGGQDRMAVCTDNTTDMSVSSSQSEKAEGSSYVKTFICQSTIIPASRQGFHAALSSQSINLADTFLGATVDDNLEGIKARPDLFPQTSKKVPDINFFFRSFEGTSSCESGRSTVVTLRCNPDMSTKGVLSVPSQCPEGTCDGCTFHFFWESSGACPTCTVRDYHLIEGVCKGGQQDMLYVWTEPKLCIGGVTLPDKKTVPCQSMEFWVHLGAGTGIFTAVLLVCLTCYFWKKNKRLEYKYSRLVMSANKECEMPVADSCAVMEGENEGDMDDEVVYTKPSLLGKLKAITSKGNGERYENVQLNSSHSKALVWS, via the exons ATGCGGTCCTCGGCTCGGTTCGTCGCCCGATGCGCTCTCATCCTCTACACACTCTTCTTCATTGACGGATCCAAAGGACAGCGGCAGTGTACGGAG actgaCTATTATTATGAGTACACAGAGTGTGACAGCACAGGATCTCGGTGGAGAGTGGCCATCCCGCAGAATCCCGGGTCCTGCACCGGACTACCACAACCCGTGAGGGGCACAGAGTGCA CCTTCTCATGCAGAGCTGGGGAGTTCCTGGAGATGTCTGCTCAGGAGTGCACCCAGTGCGCAGCAGGAAGCTACTCCCTTGGCAGCGGTATCCGCTTTGACCAATGGGATACCATGCCTGCTGGATTCAGAAGCATGGCAACTTCTCTGGGGAACGATCCCAAAAGAGATGCCCAGCCTACCTGCAACAG ttcTTCCTGGGTGCCTCAAGGAAACTATCTTGAGTCCAATAGGGACGAGTGTACAGTTTCTCTTATTTATGCTGTTCACTTGAAAAAGCAGGGCTCTGTCAGCTTTGAGTATCAGTATCCTGATAAAAGTCTGCTGTTTGAATTCTTT ATTCAGAATGACCAGTGTCAGGAGATGGATCAGTCAACTGATACAAAGTGGCTCCAGCTCACCAATCATGGAGAATGGGGAACCCACACA GTGAACTTGAAATCTGGCACCAACATCTTGTACTGGAGGACAGGAGGTGTTGTTATGAGGTCCAGTGTTGTAAAGCCTGTCctgctgaaaaatattcaaattgaaG GTGTTGCATACACATCGGAGTGTTTTCCTTGTAAGCCAGGGAGCTTCAGTCGCATTCCGGGCTCCTCAACATGTGAATCCTGCCCTCGGGACACCTACTCTGGCCACGGAGCCAGTTCATGCACCCCATGCAACACGACCACTGAGTATGCAG AGGAAGGATCATCT ACACAGGTCATATATAAGTGGATTGAGCCCAAGATCTGTCTAGAGGGCATCTCTGGAGCAGAAGCGCTGCCTGAGAGTGGCGAACAGGAGGAATGCCCTCCCTGTAACCCTGGTTTCTATAACAACGACACGGCCACCTGCTCCCCTTGTCCAACCGGGACATACTCTGACGGACTGAAAC catGCCATCAGTGTCCAGCTGGTACTGAGCCCATCCTGGGTTATGAGTATAAATGGTGGAATGTTCTTCCGTCTAACATGAAGACCTCCTGTTTCAATGTTGGCAACACTAAATGTGACCGTATGAATG GTTGGGAAGCAGCAAGAGATCATATTCACAGTGGAGCAGGCAGCTCTGATAATGATTATCTCATCCTTAACATCCATGTTCCCGGCTTTAA GCTACCCACATCAGTGTCGAGCCAGTCAGTGACAGAATTTGGTCGCAtcacatttgaatttgaaactTCGTGCATGGGTGATTGTGAGTTCTACTTCATGATG GATATCAATCGGAAGAGCACTACAGTTGTGCAGTCAtgggagaaaacacaaaaaagacaaacctaCACACACACCATGTCAAAAAATGCAGCGGTTTCCTACACATGGGCTTTCCAGAGGACAAACCAACCTTCAGAC GTACGTTGGTATGTCAATGACGTGGCGCGCATCTTCTCCATCACTGTGACTAACGCGGTTGATGGTGTGTCCTCCAGCTGCAGGGCTTGTGCCCTCAGCACCCAGCCCTCCAGCTCAGCATGTGTGCCCTGCCCACCTGGACATTACATAGACACACTCACCAGCAAGTGCTTAGAGTGTCCTCGCAACAGTTACCTCGAGCCGCACGCAACGCCGGGTTCTGACGCCTGTAAAGCCTGTGGGCCAGCTAGCCGGAGCGATAAG GACCACAGACTGTGTTATAGTGACTGCCACTTTACCCACACAGAGGGCAATGTCACGCTAACTTTTGACTTCAGTCCCCTTGGCTCAGCAGGATCGCTCATGAATGGTCCAAAGTTTACTTCCAAGGGAACCAAGTATTTCCACATGTTCAACATTAGTCTGTGTGGAGGACAG GATCGCATGGCGGTGTGCACAGACAACACTACGGACATGTCAGTTTCCAGCTCCCAGAGCGAGAAAGCCGAGGGATCCAGCTATGTGAAGACCTTCATCTGTCAGTCAACAATAATCCCAGCAAGTAGACAAGGATTCCACGCTGCGCTCTCTTCGCAGTCCATTAACCTGGCTGACACCTTTCTTG gTGCAACTGTAGATGATAATCTTGAAGGAATAAAAGCAAGACCAGACTTGTTTCCTCAGACGTCTAAGAAAGTGCCTGATATTAACTTCTTCTTCAG ATCTTTTGAGGGAACCTCATCTTGTGAATCGGGTCGGAGTACAGTGGTGACTCTTCGCTGTAATCCCGATATGAGCACTAAAGGAGTGCTGTCTGTTCCGAG TCAGTGCCCTGAAGGAACATGTGATGGCTGCACCTTTCATTTCTTTTGGGAGAGCTCAGGGGCTTGTCCTACATGCACAGTGAGAGACTATCATCTGATAGAGGGAGTCTGCAAAGGAGGAcaacag GACATGCTGTATGTGTGGACTGAGCCGAAGCTGTGTATAGGTGGCGTAACCTTGCCTGATAAGAAAACTGTGCCATGTCAGAGTATGGAGTTCTGGGTTCATCTTGGAGCGGGGACGGGGATTTTCACTGCTGTGTTGCTCGTTTGCCTCACTTGCTACTTTTGGAAGAAGAATAAACG GTTGGAGTACAAATACTCCCGGCTGGTTATGTCTGCCAACAAGGAGTGTGAGATGCCGGTTGCTGACAGCTGTGCTGTGATGGAGGGAGAGAATGAAGGAGATATGGATGATGAAGTTGTGTATACCAAACCTTCACTGCTTGGCAAACTCAAAGCTATAACGTCCAAG GGAAATGGAGAGCGGTATGAAAATGTGCAGCTGAACTCATCCCACTCAAAAGCATTGGTCTGGAGTTAG